The proteins below come from a single Felis catus isolate Fca126 chromosome A1, F.catus_Fca126_mat1.0, whole genome shotgun sequence genomic window:
- the LOC101100275 gene encoding olfactory receptor 2T29-like encodes MENTTWVVNHTGRSDFDLVGLFSQYKYPALLCVIVFVVFLMALSGNIILILVIYCDAHLHNPMYFFITQLSFMDVMYISVTVPKMLMDQVLGVNKISAPECGMQMFLYLTLGGSEVFLLAAMAYDRYVAICHPLLYPILMNHRVCLLLVSSSWFLGSLDGFTLTPVTMTFPFCRSREIHHFFCEVPAVMKISCSDTSLYETLMYLCCVLMLLIPVTVISSSYSFILFTIHRMNSAVGQKKAFATCSSHMTVVILFYGASVYTYMLPTSYHTPEKDMIVSFLYTILTPVLNPLIYSLRNKDVTRALKRMLNVGTLRKILGRKCLY; translated from the coding sequence ATGGAAAACACCACTTGGGTGGTCAACCATACTGGACGATCAGATTTTGACCTAGTAGGACTCTTCAGTCAATATAAGTACCCAGCTCTCCTTTGTGTGATCGTCTTTGTGGTTTTCCTGATGGCCCTGTCTGGAAATATCATCCTGATCCTTGTGATATACTGTGATGCCCACCTTCATAACCCTATGTACTTTTTTATCACCCAGTTGTCTTTCATGGATGTGATGTACATTTCTGTCACTGTGCCCAAGATGCTCATGGACCAGGTCTTGGGTGTAAATAAGATCTCAGCCCCTGAATGCGGGATGCAGATGTTTCTCTATTTGACATTAGGAGGttcagaagttttccttctagctgccatggcctatgaccgctatgtggccatctgtcaTCCACTCCTTTATCCTATCCTAATGAACCATAGGGTGTGTCTCCTCTTGGTCTCTTCTTCATGGTTTCTGGGATCTTTGGATGGATTTACTCTCACACCTGTCACCATGACATTCCCCTTCTGTAGATCCCGGGAGATCCACCATTTCTTCTGTGAGGTTCCTGCTGTAATGAAGATTTCCTGCTCAGACACTTCCCTCTATGAGACACTCATGTACTTATGTTGTGTTCTCATGCTCCTCATTCCTGTGACAGTCATTTCAAGCTCCTATTCTTTTATCCTCTTTACCATCCACAGGATGAACTCAGCAGTGGGACAGAAGAAGGCCTTTGCCACTTGTTCTTCCCACATGACTGTGGTCATCCTCTTCTATGGGGCTTCTGTCTATACCTACATGCTCCCCACCTCCTACCACACCCCTGAGAAGGACATGATTGTATCTTTTCTTTATACCATACTCACTCCTGTTCTAAACCCTTTAATTTATAGTCTTAGGAATAAGGATGTCACAAGGGCTctaaaaagaatgttaaatgtGGGTACTCTCAGGAAAATATTAGGTAGGAAATGTTTgtactaa